In Caballeronia insecticola, one DNA window encodes the following:
- a CDS encoding AbrB/MazE/SpoVT family DNA-binding domain-containing protein translates to MVKQILKRWGNSLAVRIPANIASELSLEEGQEVSLEVEDGHVMVRPQRAIRRFSRERLIQQFREGKLERHEEIDFGDPVGDEWGGPEDPTREGFE, encoded by the coding sequence ATGGTCAAGCAGATCCTAAAACGTTGGGGCAATAGTCTCGCCGTGCGCATTCCTGCCAATATTGCCAGCGAGCTTTCGTTAGAGGAGGGGCAGGAAGTGTCTCTCGAAGTCGAGGATGGGCACGTCATGGTGCGGCCACAGCGGGCGATTCGGCGTTTTTCGCGCGAACGTCTGATTCAGCAATTTCGCGAGGGCAAGCTCGAGCGGCACGAGGAGATCGATTTTGGCGATCCTGTCGGCGACGAGTGGGGTGGTCCGGAAGATCCGACGCGCGAGGGTTTCGAATGA
- a CDS encoding methionine aminotransferase, which yields MQSACIPESKLPNVGTTIFTVIGQLADEHHALNLSQGAPNFACDPKLIEGVERAMRAGHNQYSPMSGVLALREAIAVKTHKLYGAQYDPGTEVTVVASASEGLYATISALVHPGDEVIYFEPSFDSYAPIVQLQGATPVAIKLSAQDFRIDWDEVAAAITPKTRMILINTPHNPTGSAFTSADIERLTALTRDTKIIVLSDEVYEHVVFDGALHHGMARYPELAERSVIVSSFGKSYHVTGWRVGYCLAPAALTAEIRKIHQFMTFSADTPMQMAFAEALADESSYLNLGPFYQHKRDLLAESLAGSRFELLPSAGSFFMLARYDAISNESDSDFVLRLIREARVATIPLSAFYTDGTDNRLIRLSFAKDDDTLIEGARRLCSI from the coding sequence GTGCAAAGCGCCTGCATTCCCGAGTCGAAGCTGCCGAACGTCGGCACGACCATTTTCACCGTGATCGGCCAATTGGCCGACGAGCATCACGCGCTCAACCTGTCGCAAGGCGCGCCGAACTTCGCGTGCGATCCGAAGCTGATCGAAGGCGTCGAGCGAGCCATGCGGGCAGGACATAACCAGTATTCGCCGATGTCCGGCGTGCTCGCGCTGCGCGAAGCGATCGCCGTGAAGACGCACAAGCTCTACGGCGCGCAGTACGATCCGGGCACCGAAGTCACCGTGGTCGCGAGCGCGAGCGAAGGCTTGTACGCAACCATCAGCGCGCTCGTGCATCCCGGCGACGAAGTGATCTATTTCGAACCGTCGTTCGACAGCTACGCGCCGATCGTGCAGTTGCAGGGCGCGACGCCCGTCGCGATCAAGCTGTCGGCGCAGGATTTCCGCATCGACTGGGACGAAGTCGCCGCCGCGATCACGCCGAAGACGCGCATGATCCTGATCAACACGCCGCACAATCCGACCGGCAGCGCGTTCACGTCCGCCGACATCGAGCGGCTCACGGCTCTCACGCGCGACACGAAGATCATCGTGCTGTCCGACGAAGTCTACGAGCACGTCGTGTTCGACGGCGCGCTGCATCACGGCATGGCGCGCTATCCGGAGCTGGCCGAGCGCAGCGTGATCGTGTCGTCGTTCGGCAAGTCGTATCACGTGACGGGCTGGCGCGTCGGCTACTGTCTCGCGCCCGCGGCGCTGACGGCGGAGATTCGCAAGATCCATCAGTTCATGACCTTTTCCGCCGACACGCCGATGCAAATGGCCTTCGCGGAAGCGCTCGCTGACGAATCGAGCTATCTGAATCTCGGTCCGTTCTATCAGCACAAGCGCGATCTGCTCGCCGAATCGCTCGCGGGCTCGCGCTTCGAACTCTTGCCGAGCGCGGGCAGTTTCTTCATGCTGGCGCGTTACGACGCGATCTCGAACGAAAGCGACAGCGATTTCGTGCTGCGCCTGATTCGCGAGGCGCGCGTCGCGACCATTCCGCTGTCGGCGTTTTACACCGACGGCACCGATAACCGGCTGATCCGCCTGTCCTTCGCGAAGGACGACGATACGCTTATCGAAGGCGCGCGCCGCCTTTGCTCGATCTGA
- a CDS encoding DHA2 family efflux MFS transporter permease subunit, with translation MSTPTPTPAAASPPPLTGGKLVLATFAVALATFMNVLDSSIANVAIPTISGNLGVSVNEGTWVITVFAASNAVSIPLTGWLTQRLGQVRLFVGAILMFVLSSWLCGLAPNLPVLLLARVLQGAVAGPLIPLSQAILLGSYPKEKSSMALSLWAMTATVGPIAGPALGGWITDSYSWSWIFYINIPVGIFAAGVTWLIYRDRETVTRKAPIDVIGLFLLVSWVASLQIMLDKGRDLDWFSSPVIVVLGIVAVISFAFFVVWELTEANPVVDLRLFAGRNFFGGTVAISVAYGVFFGNLVLLPQWMQQYLNYRSIDAGLVTAPLGIFAVLLAPVMGKVLPRSDARIIATMAFVGFAFVFWLRSKYVIEIDTWHLVLPTLLQGIPMAMFFVPLTAIVLSGLPPSKIPAAAGLSNFARVFCGAVGTSLAGNAWDDRIALHHERLTEQANIYNPAFLQSLGLSQSTLGISEAQARGMFNFTVNTQAAMMGLNDIFLISAVIFILIIPLIWITKVAKGGGGGAAAGAH, from the coding sequence ATGAGCACACCGACGCCGACTCCCGCCGCCGCATCGCCCCCGCCGCTCACGGGCGGCAAACTCGTCCTCGCTACCTTCGCGGTGGCGCTCGCGACCTTCATGAACGTGCTGGATTCATCGATCGCGAACGTCGCGATTCCGACCATCTCCGGCAATCTCGGCGTGTCCGTCAACGAAGGCACGTGGGTCATCACCGTGTTCGCGGCGTCGAACGCCGTCTCCATTCCGCTGACCGGCTGGCTCACACAGCGTCTCGGGCAGGTGCGCCTGTTCGTCGGCGCGATCCTGATGTTCGTGCTGTCGTCGTGGCTGTGCGGCCTCGCGCCGAACCTGCCGGTGCTGCTGCTCGCGCGCGTGTTGCAGGGCGCGGTCGCCGGGCCGCTGATTCCGCTTTCGCAGGCGATCCTGCTGGGCTCGTATCCGAAAGAGAAATCGTCGATGGCGCTTTCCCTCTGGGCGATGACCGCGACCGTCGGCCCGATCGCCGGCCCCGCGCTCGGCGGCTGGATCACCGACAGCTATTCGTGGTCGTGGATCTTCTACATCAACATTCCGGTGGGCATCTTCGCGGCGGGCGTGACGTGGCTCATCTATCGCGATCGCGAAACGGTGACACGCAAGGCGCCGATCGACGTGATCGGCCTGTTCCTGCTCGTCTCGTGGGTCGCGTCGCTGCAGATCATGCTCGACAAGGGACGCGACCTCGACTGGTTCTCCTCGCCGGTGATCGTGGTGCTGGGGATCGTCGCCGTGATTTCGTTCGCATTCTTCGTCGTGTGGGAGCTGACGGAGGCGAATCCGGTCGTCGATTTGCGGCTCTTCGCCGGGCGCAACTTTTTCGGCGGCACGGTCGCGATTTCGGTCGCGTACGGCGTGTTCTTCGGCAATCTCGTGCTGTTACCGCAATGGATGCAGCAGTATCTGAACTACCGCTCGATCGATGCCGGGCTCGTCACCGCACCGCTCGGCATCTTCGCCGTCTTGCTCGCGCCGGTCATGGGCAAGGTGCTGCCGCGCAGCGACGCGCGCATCATCGCGACGATGGCGTTCGTCGGCTTCGCGTTCGTGTTCTGGCTGCGCTCGAAATATGTGATCGAGATCGATACGTGGCATCTCGTGCTGCCGACGCTGCTGCAAGGCATCCCGATGGCGATGTTCTTCGTGCCGCTCACGGCGATCGTGTTGTCGGGCCTGCCGCCGTCGAAGATTCCGGCAGCGGCCGGGCTGTCGAACTTCGCGCGGGTGTTCTGCGGCGCGGTGGGCACATCGCTCGCGGGCAATGCATGGGATGACCGCATCGCGCTGCATCATGAACGGCTCACCGAGCAGGCAAACATCTATAACCCGGCGTTTTTGCAATCGCTCGGGCTGTCGCAGTCGACGCTGGGTATCAGCGAAGCGCAGGCGCGCGGGATGTTCAATTTCACCGTGAATACGCAAGCCGCGATGATGGGGCTCAACGATATCTTTCTCATCTCAGCGGTGATCTTCATTTTGATCATTCCGCTGATCTGGATTACCAAGGTGGCGAAGGGTGGTGGCGGGGGTGCGGCGGCGGGGGCGCATTGA
- a CDS encoding LysR substrate-binding domain-containing protein — protein sequence MKPLPSLDVLKTFLVVAQKLNFTRAAEVLNVTQGAVSRQIAGLEAHLGYALFARQARGLALTHHGALLIAPLQQAFAQIDDALAKGGAQSGILRVKCPTCAMRWALPRVIRLQNERPELVVEVTASVSHGVEFNAEQFDAAIVFGAAPSLKGVTAHHLFDEVLTPVCAPELWKPRKNVAPTPDDLAGKTLLHPTRDRRDWLSWLGAYGYAGLPSTKAQHFDTLDLAISSAMQGLGVTIGDVSLIEEDLRAKRVIAPFSLCVPSGAAYYLVYPERPAPSPALQQFAQWLGDEAARTRASLQARTHAAQA from the coding sequence ATGAAACCGCTGCCTTCCCTCGATGTGCTCAAGACCTTTCTGGTCGTCGCCCAGAAGCTGAATTTCACGCGCGCGGCCGAGGTGCTGAACGTGACGCAAGGCGCCGTCAGCCGCCAGATCGCGGGCCTGGAGGCGCATCTCGGCTACGCGCTGTTCGCGCGGCAGGCGCGCGGGCTCGCGCTGACGCATCACGGCGCGCTGCTCATCGCGCCTTTGCAGCAGGCGTTCGCACAGATCGACGATGCACTCGCGAAGGGCGGCGCGCAATCCGGCATTCTGCGCGTGAAGTGTCCGACCTGCGCGATGCGCTGGGCGCTGCCGCGTGTCATCCGTCTGCAGAACGAGCGGCCGGAACTGGTGGTGGAAGTGACGGCGTCGGTGTCGCACGGCGTCGAGTTCAATGCGGAACAGTTCGACGCCGCCATCGTGTTCGGCGCGGCGCCGTCGCTGAAGGGCGTGACGGCGCATCATCTGTTCGACGAAGTGCTGACGCCCGTGTGCGCGCCCGAATTGTGGAAGCCGAGAAAGAACGTCGCGCCGACGCCCGACGATCTCGCCGGCAAGACCTTGCTGCATCCCACGCGCGACCGCCGCGACTGGCTGTCGTGGCTCGGCGCATACGGTTACGCGGGGTTGCCGTCGACCAAGGCGCAGCATTTCGACACGCTCGATCTGGCGATTTCCTCGGCGATGCAGGGACTGGGCGTGACAATCGGTGATGTCTCTCTGATCGAGGAAGACTTGCGCGCGAAGCGCGTGATCGCGCCGTTTTCGCTGTGCGTGCCGAGCGGCGCGGCGTATTACCTGGTGTATCCGGAGCGGCCGGCGCCGTCGCCGGCGTTGCAGCAATTCGCGCAATGGCTCGGCGACGAAGCCGCGCGCACGCGTGCAAGCCTGCAGGCCCGCACGCATGCCGCGCAGGCCTGA
- a CDS encoding ABC transporter substrate-binding protein, which yields MKTKHIAGALFFACTFASGAAIAADTLRFGLEAQYPPFESKSSTGELQGLDIDVGNAVCAAAKMQCKWVETSFDGLIPALQGRKFDAINSAMNATEQRRQAIDFTTVVYRVPTQLIAKKGSGLEPTSASLKGKSVGVLQGSIQETFAKAHWEGEGVKVVPYQDQNQVYADLKSGRLDATLVLAPAGQSGFLSKPDGEGFAFVGAPVRDDKILGSGIAYGVRKGDDALKTKLNAAIDKVKADGTIDKYAKKYLGNIDISTK from the coding sequence ATGAAAACGAAACACATCGCCGGCGCATTGTTCTTCGCCTGCACCTTCGCAAGCGGCGCCGCGATTGCCGCCGACACGCTGCGTTTCGGACTCGAAGCGCAATATCCGCCGTTCGAATCGAAGTCGTCGACGGGCGAATTGCAAGGGCTCGATATCGACGTCGGCAACGCGGTGTGCGCCGCCGCGAAGATGCAGTGCAAATGGGTCGAGACCTCGTTCGACGGGCTGATTCCCGCGCTGCAAGGCCGCAAGTTCGACGCGATCAATTCGGCGATGAACGCGACCGAGCAGCGTCGCCAGGCAATCGACTTCACGACGGTCGTGTATCGCGTGCCGACGCAACTGATCGCGAAGAAAGGCAGCGGCCTGGAACCGACTTCGGCGTCGCTCAAGGGCAAGAGCGTGGGCGTGCTGCAAGGCTCGATTCAGGAGACTTTCGCCAAGGCGCACTGGGAAGGCGAAGGCGTGAAGGTCGTGCCGTATCAGGATCAGAATCAGGTGTACGCCGATCTGAAGTCGGGCCGTCTCGATGCCACGCTCGTGCTCGCGCCGGCAGGACAAAGCGGCTTCCTCTCGAAGCCGGATGGCGAAGGATTCGCGTTCGTCGGCGCGCCGGTTCGCGACGACAAGATCCTCGGCAGCGGTATCGCCTACGGCGTGCGCAAGGGCGACGACGCGCTGAAAACGAAGCTTAACGCGGCGATCGACAAGGTCAAGGCGGACGGGACCATCGACAAGTACGCGAAGAAGTATCTCGGCAATATCGATATTTCGACGAAGTGA
- a CDS encoding type II toxin-antitoxin system PemK/MazF family toxin, whose product MKDGIPDAGDVVRLHVGASRGNEQDGYRAVLVISDIVMNEITGRFTGIPITSAIHGWETEVPIASLKRPGVALVDQLRSWSHVQRELAFRGETVTAEELDAAKYAIRAFLQL is encoded by the coding sequence ATGAAAGACGGAATTCCGGATGCGGGCGACGTGGTGCGATTGCACGTCGGCGCGTCGAGAGGCAATGAGCAGGACGGATACCGCGCGGTGCTCGTGATTTCCGACATCGTGATGAACGAGATCACGGGCCGCTTCACGGGAATCCCGATCACGTCGGCGATTCACGGCTGGGAAACCGAAGTGCCGATCGCGAGTCTCAAGCGGCCGGGCGTCGCGCTCGTGGACCAGCTCCGCAGTTGGAGTCATGTACAACGGGAACTCGCGTTCCGAGGCGAAACCGTGACGGCAGAGGAACTGGACGCGGCGAAATACGCGATCCGCGCCTTTCTGCAACTTTGA